A portion of the Streptococcus sp. Marseille-Q6470 genome contains these proteins:
- the rplL gene encoding 50S ribosomal protein L7/L12 — protein sequence MALNIENIIAEIKEASILELNDLVKAIEEEFGVTAAAPVAVAAAGAADAGAAKDSFDVELTAAGDKKVGVIKVVREITGLGLKEAKELVDGAPGVIKEGVPTAEAEEIKAKLEEAGASVTLK from the coding sequence ATGGCATTGAACATTGAAAACATTATTGCTGAAATTAAAGAAGCTTCAATCCTTGAATTGAACGACCTTGTAAAAGCTATCGAAGAAGAATTTGGTGTAACTGCAGCTGCTCCTGTAGCTGTTGCTGCAGCTGGTGCTGCTGACGCTGGTGCTGCTAAAGACTCATTTGACGTTGAATTGACAGCTGCTGGTGACAAAAAAGTTGGCGTTATCAAAGTTGTACGTGAAATCACTGGTCTTGGACTTAAAGAAGCTAAAGAACTTGTTGATGGTGCACCAGGTGTCATCAAAGAAGGCGTTCCAACTGCAGAAGCTGAAGAAATCAAAGCTAAATTGGAAGAAGCTGGAGCTTCAGTTACTCTT
- the rplJ gene encoding 50S ribosomal protein L10 → MSEAIIAKKAELVDVVAEKMKAAASIVVVDARGLTVEQDTVLRRELRGSEVEYKVIKNSILRRAAEKAGLEDLASVFVGPSAVAFSNEDVIAPAKILNDFAKNADALEIKGGAIEGAVASKEEIVALATLPNREGLLSMLLSVLQAPVRNVALAVKAVADNKEDAA, encoded by the coding sequence ATGAGTGAAGCAATTATTGCTAAGAAAGCGGAACTAGTTGACGTAGTAGCTGAGAAAATGAAAGCTGCTGCATCAATCGTCGTTGTTGACGCTCGTGGTTTGACAGTTGAACAAGATACAGTTCTTCGTCGTGAGCTTCGTGGAAGCGAAGTTGAGTATAAAGTTATTAAAAACTCAATCTTACGTCGTGCAGCTGAAAAAGCTGGTCTTGAAGATCTTGCATCTGTTTTTGTTGGACCATCTGCAGTAGCATTTTCTAACGAAGATGTTATCGCTCCAGCGAAAATCTTGAACGACTTTGCTAAAAACGCTGACGCACTTGAAATCAAAGGTGGTGCAATCGAAGGCGCTGTCGCATCTAAAGAAGAAATCGTTGCTCTTGCAACTCTTCCAAACCGCGAAGGACTCCTTTCTATGCTCCTTTCTGTACTTCAAGCGCCAGTGCGCAACGTTGCTCTTGCAGTCAAAGCGGTTGCAGACAACAAAGAAGACGCAGCTTAA
- a CDS encoding transcription repressor NadR → MTNNRKETLLQLLKESQKPLNGQSLAEHFHVTRQIIVQDIAVLRADGAPILSTNRGYIYKESKSNPYVHKLFKVKHGEEDMEQELLAIVDNGGRVQNIQIDHPVYGEIETLLKLSCRRDVEHFLNQVKTSDFRPLSELTDGVHYHLIEAENKQDLLYIEKALDKLGYLVKD, encoded by the coding sequence ATGACAAACAATAGGAAAGAAACCCTTTTACAACTGTTGAAAGAATCCCAAAAACCTCTAAACGGCCAAAGTTTAGCTGAACATTTTCATGTCACTCGCCAGATTATTGTTCAGGACATTGCTGTGCTTCGTGCAGATGGTGCTCCTATCTTATCAACCAATCGTGGCTATATTTATAAGGAAAGTAAATCAAATCCTTATGTACATAAACTGTTTAAAGTTAAACACGGAGAAGAAGATATGGAGCAAGAACTCCTTGCCATTGTTGATAATGGTGGAAGAGTTCAAAATATCCAGATTGATCATCCTGTTTACGGAGAAATCGAAACCCTTCTCAAGTTGAGTTGTAGACGAGATGTCGAGCATTTCTTAAACCAAGTCAAGACCTCAGACTTTAGACCCTTATCTGAATTAACAGATGGCGTCCATTATCATTTGATTGAAGCAGAAAATAAACAAGACCTTCTCTATATCGAGAAAGCCTTGGACAAGTTAGGGTATTTGGTAAAGGATTAA
- a CDS encoding 8-oxo-dGTP diphosphatase, whose product MSRAQLTILTNICMIEDLEKQRVVMQYRSPESNRWSGYAFPGGHVEDGEAFAESVIREIYEETGLTIQNPQLVGIKNWPLDTGERYIVFCYKATEFSGTLRSSDEGEVYWVQKDQIPNLNLAYDMLPLMEMMEAPDKSEFFYRRRTEDGWEKKTF is encoded by the coding sequence ATGTCTCGAGCGCAATTAACTATTCTTACCAATATTTGTATGATTGAAGACCTTGAAAAGCAGCGCGTAGTCATGCAGTATCGTTCACCCGAAAGCAATCGCTGGTCTGGTTATGCTTTTCCAGGAGGCCATGTTGAAGATGGAGAGGCTTTTGCAGAGTCAGTTATTCGTGAAATATACGAGGAAACAGGTCTGACAATCCAAAATCCTCAACTTGTCGGCATTAAAAATTGGCCCTTAGATACAGGAGAGCGTTATATTGTCTTTTGTTATAAGGCGACTGAGTTCTCAGGTACCCTTCGTTCCTCAGATGAAGGAGAAGTTTACTGGGTACAAAAAGACCAGATTCCAAATTTGAATCTGGCCTATGATATGTTACCCTTGATGGAAATGATGGAAGCACCTGACAAGTCGGAATTTTTCTACCGTCGTCGTACAGAAGACGGATGGGAAAAGAAAACTTTTTAA